A window of Streptomyces sp. NBC_01224 genomic DNA:
GCCAGCATCACGAGGAGCTTGTGGTCGCGGGCGACCTCCATGACACCGGCCGCGATGGCGGAGTAGTAGGCGTCATTCACATCGTGCACGATCAGACCGACGATGGACGTCGTGGACTGCACGAGCGCGCGGGCCGGCGCGTTGGACACATAGCGGAGCCGGGCGGCCGCCTCCAGGACGCGCTCCTGCAGCTCCTGGGTGACGTTGCGGTCGCTGTCGCTGAGGACGCGCGAAGCCGTGGCAAGAGAGACCCCGGCGTCCTGCGCGACCTGCTGGAGCGTCACGGCGGACGGCGGGCGGGGACGGGCGGAACGTCGATTGACCTGGCTCTGCATAGGGCTACGATAGCTGCACTGAAAGCGTTTTCCCATTGCGTACGCAAGAGGAAACCCGGCACCGGGACCGTTCTGCCGCCTCTCGGTCAGCCCGTGCTCCATCTGCCCGGCGCGGTCGGCGGCATCGTGGCCTCGTCCTCGGAATCCTCTGGACCACTCCACGGAATTGCGCGTGGAGCGCCGGCGTCGAACCGGATCCGGTTGTCGGCGAACAGGTCGACGACCCGAGCGCTCTCGTCCGTCGAGCGCGAATCGTCGAGGTGCGGCTCCACGCACAGGCTGACCCCGCCCGTGCCCTCGCTCACCACGGGTGCTCCGCGAGGTACCCGGCGATCCGCTTCCGGTCCCATGCACCGTCCGCGACGGTGACACGGTAGCGGCGGGACAGGGTGTCGCCCGGGGCCAGCTCCAGCTCGTCGTAGAACGCGAAGGAGGGTGCGACGGCCGCGAAGGGTTCGTTGCGGACGAACCAGTGCGCCGGGTGGGTCCCGCCTTCTCCCGTGTGATCGTTCTCCGGGGCGTGTTGGAAAATCAGTGTGGCGTGGCCGTCGGCGCCGTCGTGCTCACCGCTGTAGGCCAGCCACGGCGCCTGTGTCCCCATCAACTCCGGCCCCGCGCCGTCCGGCCCGAGGATCTGCCCGCCCCGGAAGGCGCGCGGCCCGCGCCAGAAGAGACCGGTGTAGCCCGCCGCCTCCCGGCCGTGCGTCGTGGGGCTGCCGAAGTGCAGCGGCTCGGTACGCCGGTTGGTGATCACGCTCGACCAGGTCAGCGTCCAACTGCCGCCGGCGCCCGCCGGACCGGCGCCGGATACGGCGTGCTCCACGTCATGCAGCTCGATACGCCGCTGCTCGTCCGCCCAGTGCGTGCCGTTGTGGTGGCGCCAGCTCAGCCGCTCTGCGATGACCGCGCGCCCGGCGTCCGCCGCCACCTCGTCGAACCCGATGTGCGCCATCGATCCGACCCGTTCGGGCAGCGGCCGGTAGTCCTGGCCGTGAACATAGGTGTTGCCTCCCCACAGGTTCTGCCCGGACAGATGGGAGGCCGTCATCTGGAGGCCCTTGTGCCAGCGGTGATCATTGGGCCGGTAGTCGGTGACAACGTTATCGGCCAGTGTGCGCATGGGGTGGGCATACGGCTTCGGGGCCTCCCAGGCCGCCTCCGGACGGTAGACATAGCTGATCAGATCGATGCCGCCGCGCTCCTCCGTGACCGTGATCCGGTCCCCGTGGGCGTGCGTGATGCGCAATGGACTGCTCATGTCCCGAGTCTCCTGGGTACAGTTGGAAAGCGCTTACCGAAACCTAGGCCCTGCGCCGGATGAACGTCAACAAGCCTCAATGAGTGGGCGGTGCATCCCGGCCCGGGCAATGCTCCGTCGTGGGCGATCGATCCGGACGGCCGGCGCGTACGGACGACCGGCCATGCGTTCCTGACATCGCCCGAGGCCCGTGAACTTCTCCGGCGGGAAGGAATCGTCGTGATCGACTACCGCGGCGTCCAACGTAAATGGTCGGAGGCGGCCATGTCGTGACGCGGGTGAGTGACGTGGTGCCTTCCTCCGCCGACCGAAGTGTCTCAGGGCGTGAGGTAGGAGTGGAAGACGCCCTCCGGGTCGTACCGCGCTCTCAGGTCCTGCAGCCGTTGCCAGTCGCGCGCCGTGTACGACCGCTCAGCGCGGGCGGGACCGGCGCTGAGGTCGGCCTCGGCGATGTAGTGCCCCGTCCCGAGGGACTCCACGGCGCCCATCGCCTCACGCAGCCAGCGGACGTTGATGTCGTCCTCCGCGGGATCGTCCCAGATGGCGTACGGGACGACGTAGCTCGATCCGAGCACCGAGAACGCCATGTCGCGCAGCAGTTCCTCATTGTGTGACGCGGGCGATACGGGTGCCAGGACGAGGGAATTGTCGGAGGGGGCCCTCTCCACCGCGTCGCCGAGCCTGGACAACAGCGTCCCGAGGTCGGACTCCGACCACAGGGTGTCCGCTGCGTAGCGGCGATGTGCGGGCCATATGTCACCGGAGGCCGCATAGAGGGCATCGGGAGACGTCGGCTCGTCCGCCTCGCGGAAGAGGGATCGATCGGCGAAGGGGCATGTCCGGAGCGGCCCGAGATCCTGGACGGCCTGCTCGCGCGAATCCGCGAAAGTGGTGGCCGTGACGGTGATCACCTTCGGCCGCGGCCTCGCTTTCGTCATGTGCCGGGCGGCTGTTGCGAGTACGAGCGACAATTCCACGGTCGGCTTGAGCTCATGCGCGGTTTCGACCGCCCAGTTCGTCACCTCTTCGAGATCTGCGAGGGGACAGGCATACGTGGTCGACATGACTGCCCCGGGAAGCCGGTGCAGACGGAGGTGAAAGCGGGTGACGACGGCGAAGAAGCCCGGACCCGCTCCGCGCGCCGCCCAGAACAGGTCGGGATTCTCGTCCCTGTTGCACCGGACCGTTTCACCGTCCGCAGTCACGGCTTCGACTTCGTGGACGCTCCGACAGGCCGGCCCCAGGGCGCCGGAATTCCAGCCGAGACCTCCGCTCAGGAGATAACCGCCGACGGCGACCGACCCGCAATGCCCCGTGGGAAAGGAAAAGCCGCGTTCAGCGAGTTCCGGAGCGAGTTCGCTGCCGGTGACAGAGGGCTGCACGGTCGCCGTCGCGGAAGCCGCGTCGATGTCGAACCGCCGGAGCCGGGAGAGGTCGATGAGCATGCCGTCGGAACGGACGGAAGACCCGCACCAGCTGTGCCCGCCCGCCCGTACCGCGATGCGGAGTCCGCGGGAACGAGCCAGTCCGATGGCCCCGGGAACATCTCGCTCCGACGCGGCACGGACGATCAGTTCCGGGAATCGCTCGGGCTTGAGCCCGTTCCACACCATGCCTGCCAGGACAGCTTCGTAGCCGGCATCGCCGCGCTGGACGAGCTCCCCTTCGATTCCTCTGGCCAGTTCTCTGTGGCGCATCACGGAACTCCTGGACTTGTACGGGCTACGACCGCGGACGAAGCCGAAGACGGCGGTGTGGAGTACCCCTAACCCGTGGTCAGGCCGAAGATGGTGATGATCACCAGGCAGCTCACCGCCACGACCGCAGCGCCCGCCACATGGACGCCGACGGATCGTGCCCGGCCGGGCAGCAGCCAGAAGGCGAGCGCTCGGGTGACCAACGGCATCAGCAACCAGGTCAGCACACTGACACTCAGTACGTTGCTGATGAACAGAGCGAGATACCCGGGCACTTTGTGGCGACTGAGCCAGTCACCGACCGTCAGGTTCAGGATCATCACCGTGGGATACAGGGCCAGTACCACGGACATGGCCTGCTTCCAATTGGACGGAACCCCTTCCCCCGTGCCCTCGCCGAAGCGGAACCAGGCGCCGAACGCCGACCCGATCTTGCGCACGTCGTACGAACCGAAGTAGTCGCGCCCTTCCGTCAGAAGCTTTTCGCGCGCCTCGGAGTTGAGCCATCCCTCAAGGTGTTCGCGTGTGTCGAAGCGGAAGGCAACCACCCAACGGTCCTGAACTCCCTTGACCGGCTTGAACAGCTCCGACCCCATGAAACCAGGATGCCTCTCCTGTTCCTTGAGGATCTTGTCCTGCCAGTGAATGAATTCCCGCTCGCGCCCCGGCCGTACATCATGCGAGACGACCGCCGTGACGACGTCCTCGGTCGGCGTGCCACCGGAAAGCACCTCTTGCGTGGGGGGTCCATCGAACAGCGGACGGCCCTCGACGAGGAGCTGCCGACGGGCATTCGAGTCCAGCCACTCGGTCAGCTGCTCGACACGGGAGAAGCGGAATACGACGACCCACTCGTTCTCCTCACCAGAGGCCGGCGGGTACAACTCCGTTCCCTGGAACCCGTCAAAGCCTCGCACGACCTCGTTGGTCTTCTCCTGCCAGCGCTTGTAGTCCTCAACCCGGTCGGCCCGGACTCTCTGGGAGGTCACGACCGTTGCGCTGCCGCCGGGGTCGCGGCTTGCACGGGTACTCATGCGGAGTAGTCTAGTTCTAAAGGGAATTATCGGACAAATGGGGGAAAGTTTAGCGCCGTGCGGGAGGATCTTGAGATGGGACACAAGGAGTTCATGGCCGAAGCGGTTCGACTGGCCACCGAGTCCGTCGACAACGGCTGGGGCGGACCGTTCGGTTCGGTGATCACCAATGATGGGGAGATCATCGCTCGTGGGCAGAATCGTGTACTTCTCACGGCCGACCCGACCGCGCACGGTGAGATGGAAGCAATCCGCAAGGCTGTTCAGCTGCTCAATCCGGAGGCGCCCAGCATTTCCGAGGAACACCAGAACGCGTACACCCTGAAGCTGGTCCCTCGCCCGGAGGGTTCCCCCGACCTCGTGCCCGAGCGCGCTCGTATGCTGCAGGGGTGCACGATCTATACCAGCGGCGCTCCGTGTCCGATGTGCATGAGCGCCATCTACTGGTCCCGGATCAGTACCGTCTACTACAGCTGCGACTGGAAGGCGACTCAGGAGATCGGCTTCGACGATGTCTTCCAGTACGAAGACTTCGCGAAACCCCCGGACCGGCGGAGCATCACTCTCGAACAGCTCCACCCCGAGCTGGGGGCCACGTCCTACGAGGCATGGGCGAACAAGGCGAACAAACACCCGTACTGAAGCGGCTCGGAACGGGAAACCGAACGCTGCGTTGCCGATGAGTCGATGTGACGGGTATCGGGGGCCGGGCGGCCGACGGCTTGCCACTCACTCATGGAAGGGCAGCAAGACGTCGGCCGTTCTCTGAGGCAGGTACTGCGTGACACAGGTACTACGTGACGCAGGTACTACTTCGGCGGGCGGACGTTCTCGCTGCCGATGTTGCCCTGCTGGTCAATCTGCTCCTGCAGCTTCTGGGCCTTCTCCTGGAGCCGTCGGCGCTGCTCAGGGTCGGTGGTGCGCTCAGCGGCCTCGGTCATGTGCCGGGCCTTCTCGCGCAGCTGCTGCGCACGGTCACCGGATTCACGTGCAACGCTCATCATCGCTCCTTGTGCGGTTGGGAAGAGCTTGCTCCATCAGAGAACCAGCGTCGCCGGTTCACCGCACCTCGAATCGTCACTCAGCGTTACGGTGTGCCGTGGGGGCGCTGCGGCGCTGGCATGATCAAGGGCATGGACGAGAGCATCATCGCCGCGTGTGACGGGGCATCGAAGGGCAATCCGGGGCCTGCGGCCTGGGCGTGGGTCGTGGCCGATACGCAGGGGCGACCGGAGCGCTGGGAAGCGGGTCCGCTGGGGATCGCCACCAACAATGTCGCCGAACTCACGGCGCTGCAGGAGCTGTTGGAGTCCACGGATCCGTCCGTGGCGGTCGAAGTACGGATGGATTCGCAGTACGCGATGAACGCGGTGACGAAGTGGCTGCCGGGATGGAAGCGCAACGGCTGGAAGACCTCGGCCGGAAAGCCGGTGGCCAACCGTGACCTGGTGTCCCGCATCGACGCGCTGCTGGCCGGCCGGACCGTGGACTTCGTCTACGTGCCCGCCCACCAGGTCGACGGAGATCCGCTCAACGCCCTCGCCGACCAGGCGGCCAGCGAGGCCGCTGTGGCTCAGCGGCCGGCCGGTACCGCGCACGGCTCGCAATTGCCGACGCCCGCTCCGGCCCGGGCGACCGAGGGACGGGGCAAGGGTGCTCCGGCGAAGAAGGCAGGGGGTGCGGCGCGATCCGGTGGAACCATCCGGGCCAGGTTCGCGGGCCGCTGCCACTGCGGAAAGCCTTACGCGGCACAGGAGATGATCGCCAAGAACCCGAACGGCTGGGGCCATCCGGAGTGCCGCACCGTGCCCGCCTGAGGTGCGGTCCGTCGGGTCTGCTCGCCCGGTGCGGGCCCGACGGAGGTGGATCGCCGGCCGGAGCGGGCGAGTGGCCACGCGAAATGGGGCCCGCGTGCCATGATGCGGCTCCGACGGCAGCGTCCGCAGTGCTCTGCCGATGCCGCCGGCAACGGCGACACGCTGGGGGGCGTATGGGAAGCACAGGCACGGTTCTGCGCGAGTTGCGCGGTGCGCAGAAGACGGCCAAGGGAGTCTCGTTGTACTCGCGGTACGTGAACCGCCCGGCCGGACGGGTGTTCGCGGCAGGTGCGTACCGAATCGGGCTGACACCAAATCAAGTCACGCTGATCAGCGCGACATTCACCTTCACCGCCATCGCCTCGGTGGCTCTTGTCCGGCCGTCCTGGGGGCTCGCGGTCGCGGTGTACGCGGGGCTCGTCATCGGCTTCGCCTTCGATTCGGCCGACGGGCAGCTGGCCAGGCTGACCGGCAGGGGAGGTCCGGACGGCGAGTGGCTGGACCATGTCGTGGACTGCGCCAAGATGATCCTCGTACACACCGCCGTGCTGATCTCGTTCCAGCGGTTCTTCGATCTGCCGGCCGAGGTCTGGCTGCTCCTGCCGCTGGGCTTCCTGTTCACCGCCGTTCTGACCTTCTGCGCCGGGCTGCTGCGTGAACAGCTGGGCAGGGCGGCCGCCTTGCCCACGGCGGGCGGCGGTGCCGCGGTCCCGGTGTCCCGGGTGCGGGCCGTGGCACTGCTGCCCGCCGACTACGGGGTGTTCTGCCTGGTGTTCCTGCTGCTCGGCGACCGGACCGCGTTCCGTATCGGCTATGCGGTGCTCGCCGTCGTGCACGCACTGTTCCTGGTGGCGTTCCTCGCCAAGTGGTTCAGGGAGCTGACAGCGCTCCGGACTGCGGACTGACGAGCGTGTCCAGCGCCCGGCGCAGCTGGGTGCTGGACGTGTGCACGGTGTACGGGAAGTAGACCACCTCGACGCCTACCTCGGCGAAGTCGCGCTCCAGCCGCTTGCCCCTCTCCGTGTCCCGCCAGTCGTCCCCCTTGAAGATGACGTCGAACCTGACCTGCTGCCAGGTCTCGACCTTGTCGGGCACGGTCTCGACGAACGCAGCGTCCACGTAGCGGACGCTGCGTACGATCTCCAGCCGTTCCGGCAGCGGAATCACCGGTTTGTGGCCCTTGGCGAGCGCGGCCATCTCGTCCGAGACGACGCCCGCGACGAGGTAGTCGCACTGGCTGCGGGCATGCCGCAGGATGTTGAGGTGCCCTATGTGGAACAGGTCGTAGACCCCCGGCGCGTAGCCGACCCTGTGCACCATCCGTTCTCTCCCCCCACGGTGAACGTGATGTCCGTGTCCCGCAGCCGTTGTCCGGACATGGCATCCGGTGCTGCGGGATATCGGTATCGGTGTTGATGGTGCAACGACCTTACTGTGAAGTCCACTTGCGCATCTCGTGAACGGATAAGCTCACTTTTGGGGCTGTTCCTTGGGGGGAACACAGAATGTTCCGGGGGGAAGGCGAGCGTCCATGTCCGATGCCGATCGTCACAAGCCGTTCGAAGACCGCACTCTGCTGGTCGTCTCGACCAACTACGCACCGGAGCTGACGGGCATCGGGCCGTACGCCGCGCAGCTCGCCGAGCACTGGGCTGCGTCCGGGGCCGAGACCCATGTACTGACCGGCATGCCGCACTACCCGTCCTGGCGCACCGAAGCGGAGTACCGGGGTGTGTGGCGGGTCGCCGAGAAGCGGGCCGGGGTCACCGTCCACCGGCGAAGACACTATGTGCCGCCGCGCCA
This region includes:
- a CDS encoding PmoA family protein, translated to MSSPLRITHAHGDRITVTEERGGIDLISYVYRPEAAWEAPKPYAHPMRTLADNVVTDYRPNDHRWHKGLQMTASHLSGQNLWGGNTYVHGQDYRPLPERVGSMAHIGFDEVAADAGRAVIAERLSWRHHNGTHWADEQRRIELHDVEHAVSGAGPAGAGGSWTLTWSSVITNRRTEPLHFGSPTTHGREAAGYTGLFWRGPRAFRGGQILGPDGAGPELMGTQAPWLAYSGEHDGADGHATLIFQHAPENDHTGEGGTHPAHWFVRNEPFAAVAPSFAFYDELELAPGDTLSRRYRVTVADGAWDRKRIAGYLAEHPW
- a CDS encoding FAD-binding oxidoreductase — protein: MRHRELARGIEGELVQRGDAGYEAVLAGMVWNGLKPERFPELIVRAASERDVPGAIGLARSRGLRIAVRAGGHSWCGSSVRSDGMLIDLSRLRRFDIDAASATATVQPSVTGSELAPELAERGFSFPTGHCGSVAVGGYLLSGGLGWNSGALGPACRSVHEVEAVTADGETVRCNRDENPDLFWAARGAGPGFFAVVTRFHLRLHRLPGAVMSTTYACPLADLEEVTNWAVETAHELKPTVELSLVLATAARHMTKARPRPKVITVTATTFADSREQAVQDLGPLRTCPFADRSLFREADEPTSPDALYAASGDIWPAHRRYAADTLWSESDLGTLLSRLGDAVERAPSDNSLVLAPVSPASHNEELLRDMAFSVLGSSYVVPYAIWDDPAEDDINVRWLREAMGAVESLGTGHYIAEADLSAGPARAERSYTARDWQRLQDLRARYDPEGVFHSYLTP
- a CDS encoding antibiotic biosynthesis monooxygenase, producing the protein MSTRASRDPGGSATVVTSQRVRADRVEDYKRWQEKTNEVVRGFDGFQGTELYPPASGEENEWVVVFRFSRVEQLTEWLDSNARRQLLVEGRPLFDGPPTQEVLSGGTPTEDVVTAVVSHDVRPGREREFIHWQDKILKEQERHPGFMGSELFKPVKGVQDRWVVAFRFDTREHLEGWLNSEAREKLLTEGRDYFGSYDVRKIGSAFGAWFRFGEGTGEGVPSNWKQAMSVVLALYPTVMILNLTVGDWLSRHKVPGYLALFISNVLSVSVLTWLLMPLVTRALAFWLLPGRARSVGVHVAGAAVVAVSCLVIITIFGLTTG
- a CDS encoding nucleoside deaminase, encoding MGHKEFMAEAVRLATESVDNGWGGPFGSVITNDGEIIARGQNRVLLTADPTAHGEMEAIRKAVQLLNPEAPSISEEHQNAYTLKLVPRPEGSPDLVPERARMLQGCTIYTSGAPCPMCMSAIYWSRISTVYYSCDWKATQEIGFDDVFQYEDFAKPPDRRSITLEQLHPELGATSYEAWANKANKHPY
- a CDS encoding DUF6381 family protein, which gives rise to MSVARESGDRAQQLREKARHMTEAAERTTDPEQRRRLQEKAQKLQEQIDQQGNIGSENVRPPK
- a CDS encoding ribonuclease H family protein, with protein sequence MDESIIAACDGASKGNPGPAAWAWVVADTQGRPERWEAGPLGIATNNVAELTALQELLESTDPSVAVEVRMDSQYAMNAVTKWLPGWKRNGWKTSAGKPVANRDLVSRIDALLAGRTVDFVYVPAHQVDGDPLNALADQAASEAAVAQRPAGTAHGSQLPTPAPARATEGRGKGAPAKKAGGAARSGGTIRARFAGRCHCGKPYAAQEMIAKNPNGWGHPECRTVPA
- a CDS encoding CDP-alcohol phosphatidyltransferase family protein; the encoded protein is MGSTGTVLRELRGAQKTAKGVSLYSRYVNRPAGRVFAAGAYRIGLTPNQVTLISATFTFTAIASVALVRPSWGLAVAVYAGLVIGFAFDSADGQLARLTGRGGPDGEWLDHVVDCAKMILVHTAVLISFQRFFDLPAEVWLLLPLGFLFTAVLTFCAGLLREQLGRAAALPTAGGGAAVPVSRVRAVALLPADYGVFCLVFLLLGDRTAFRIGYAVLAVVHALFLVAFLAKWFRELTALRTAD
- a CDS encoding adenylyltransferase/cytidyltransferase family protein; its protein translation is MVHRVGYAPGVYDLFHIGHLNILRHARSQCDYLVAGVVSDEMAALAKGHKPVIPLPERLEIVRSVRYVDAAFVETVPDKVETWQQVRFDVIFKGDDWRDTERGKRLERDFAEVGVEVVYFPYTVHTSSTQLRRALDTLVSPQSGALSAP